AGCGCGCCGATCATGGCGATCATACCCAGAACAAAACGTGCCAGAGGAGCCGAACCCCCAGTAGGCTTGAATTCCTTGAAAGCCAGGGCCGCCATGAAAGAACCGAGCACGAAGCCGATGATCTCGGGGCGCATGTACTGCACTACGGCAGCGCGGTGCAAACCTATGGCGCCCGCAATGTCACGTCCGAAACAGGCCACGCAAATGGCCATGTTCGCCGGATTGCCAGACTTCTGCAAAAAAGCGGCGACCACCCCGATCACAGCGCCTACGGTTATAATTCCCGCAGTTGTGGCAAAGACATTCTTCACTCCACGTGCCATCACTCTCCCCCTTTGAGGTTACAATTCCTTTCGCTCTCCAACCCCAACCGCCAACGGACACGGCAACTCGTCAGGCGCGTAGACATGCTCTCCCCCACACAGCGGACATGTCGCCGTGACCGTGCCCTGCAAACGCTTGTTTCCTTCGTGGTCAAGACTTACGATTTCGCACCCCGATGCCTCCCACCGGTCCGTACGAAAAACATCACGTTTCACCGGACAAAAAAAGCAAAGCTCCACAATGTCTCCATGAATAATTCAGAATCAATTGCAGAACTTATTATCATAAAGGCTTTTATGTCCAATAGACCTTATCAATTCATAATCTACAAACGTATTGACAAAGCTTTCGCAATCATGAACGAACGATATCGTATTAAAATGGTACGAAATATATAGTATATATTCAAAAATAAAAAAATAAATACACAATCATAAAAAGTATTAAATTATAAGTATAGAAAAAAGCATAAAAAAACATTTTTGAATAAAATATATAATATTCACGGACAGATTAATCTCAAAGCATCTCATCATGTACATATAGAACATCTACAAAATTCAATTCAATTCACTGATGGCCAAGACAAAATCAACGCCGAGTACTTGAGCATTGAGAAAAAGTTATTCACAACAGCAATGGCATAATGTCAGGACGATGAGTACTTGGACAATGAATTCCACCTAGCCACGGCCGCGATATTCAACCACGCCAACGTCTTCCTGCCCCTTCCCCTGGACCGCGTCCTGCGCCTCATCCTGGTCACGCCGGATATGCACCGCATCCACCACTCCACCGACGGCAAGGAGATGAACAAAAACTTCGGCTTCAGCTTCCCCTGGTGGGACCGGCTCTTCTCGACCTATCAAAATCAGCCCGCCGGAAGCCATGAGAACTTGCCGCTGGAGCTGAAAATCTTCCGCGAAGCCAGATACCGATCACTGCCTTGGATGCTGGCCATGCCCTTCACGAACCCCGGTTCAGTTCGCAAGAAATAAGCACGCCTTGCGGCCTGCGGCCCGCTGTTGGAATCGTATCTGGTCATGGACGAAGCTTCCCTTCGCCCATCATCTGACCCCCAAATCCGGAACGCGGGCGCGTCATTTTCCTTCTTGACCCAGCCCGGCGTAACGCGCCATGTTTAGCATTCTGCGCAGAAACTTGGCCATGCCCATCT
This DNA window, taken from Desulfomicrobium sp. ZS1, encodes the following:
- a CDS encoding sterol desaturase family protein, coding for MDNEFHLATAAIFNHANVFLPLPLDRVLRLILVTPDMHRIHHSTDGKEMNKNFGFSFPWWDRLFSTYQNQPAGSHENLPLELKIFREARYRSLPWMLAMPFTNPGSVRKK